A DNA window from Iodobacter ciconiae contains the following coding sequences:
- a CDS encoding cytochrome c biogenesis CcdA family protein, which yields MNLSLLELSFALAAGGLTTLSPCVLPILPLVVGSAGHRHRYAPLAMAAGLISAFVVLGVLVGLFGDLLGFDSDVIRLAGAWLLIAFGVVLFLPFLSGRFANSLSPLASIANRLSSKFNTESMPSAFVLGSLLGMVWSPCSGPLLASTLTLVASEGGALRGAVALGVFGLGAAIPLVGIAYASRAGVNKTRGWVMQHVDTIKKSFAVLLILLGAAILAGWDKALEAYFVQFMPDMWVQLTTMF from the coding sequence ATGAATTTAAGTCTTTTAGAGCTTAGTTTTGCGCTGGCTGCTGGCGGCTTAACCACACTATCCCCTTGCGTATTACCCATTTTACCGCTGGTCGTTGGCAGCGCCGGCCATCGTCATCGCTACGCACCATTGGCGATGGCTGCCGGCCTGATCAGTGCTTTCGTTGTATTAGGCGTACTGGTGGGGCTATTTGGAGATTTGCTAGGTTTTGACTCCGATGTAATTCGCCTGGCAGGAGCATGGTTGCTCATTGCATTCGGGGTAGTATTGTTTTTGCCGTTTTTGTCAGGCCGCTTTGCCAATAGCCTTAGCCCGCTGGCCTCAATAGCGAACCGTTTAAGCAGCAAGTTTAATACTGAATCCATGCCCAGTGCTTTTGTGCTTGGTAGTTTGTTAGGAATGGTCTGGAGCCCATGCTCTGGCCCTTTACTTGCATCTACCTTAACGCTAGTAGCCAGTGAAGGTGGCGCTTTACGTGGTGCAGTAGCGCTTGGCGTATTTGGCTTGGGTGCAGCTATTCCCTTAGTCGGAATCGCATACGCCTCACGTGCCGGAGTAAATAAAACCCGAGGCTGGGTAATGCAGCATGTGGATACGATTAAGAAATCGTTTGCAGTTTTATTAATCTTGCTTGGAGCAGCTATTCTTGCTGGCTGGGATAAGGCATTGGAAGCTTATTTTGTCCAGTTTATGCCCGATATGTGGGTGCAGCTAACGACCATGTTCTAG
- a CDS encoding DUF417 family protein — protein MHTKNQPQHELGYLIGLAGVIATLLWIGIFKYTPTEAMQIKPLIENHPFMSWMYQIFSVQFVSGLIGTFEIITAFMLIVSIKKPVVGYYAGIIASFIFVVTLSFILTTPGSFKVVDGVPLTDFFLFKDIVFLGITLITVQKGYQARQHA, from the coding sequence ATGCACACTAAAAACCAGCCACAACACGAGCTAGGATATCTGATTGGTTTAGCCGGCGTTATCGCCACTTTGCTCTGGATTGGTATATTTAAATATACCCCTACCGAAGCGATGCAAATCAAACCATTGATAGAAAATCATCCGTTTATGTCATGGATGTATCAAATATTTTCAGTTCAATTTGTTTCTGGATTGATTGGTACATTTGAAATAATTACTGCTTTTATGTTGATTGTTTCAATTAAAAAGCCTGTTGTTGGCTATTATGCAGGTATCATCGCCTCTTTTATTTTTGTTGTTACACTGAGCTTTATTTTAACCACACCGGGCAGTTTTAAAGTTGTTGATGGTGTGCCACTTACTGATTTTTTCCTATTTAAAGATATTGTTTTTCTGGGTATCACCTTAATAACCGTACAAAAGGGCTATCAGGCTAGGCAGCACGCGTAA
- a CDS encoding thioredoxin family protein, translated as MNLRQILAATALFSIASMAQALEVLPYTPAAFQAAQQAKQTTALHFHADWCSVCRNQSMALEQLKSDPALKDVTVFKVNYDTEKALRKELKIRSQSVFVVYQGSEERTRLAGETDREKIKAGLRPGGL; from the coding sequence ATGAATCTCCGTCAAATTTTAGCCGCCACGGCCTTATTTTCCATTGCCTCAATGGCGCAGGCACTGGAGGTCCTACCTTATACGCCAGCAGCATTTCAAGCCGCACAACAAGCCAAACAAACCACGGCCCTGCATTTTCATGCCGATTGGTGCTCTGTATGCCGCAATCAATCGATGGCTCTGGAACAGCTCAAATCAGACCCCGCCTTAAAGGACGTTACCGTTTTCAAAGTAAATTACGATACTGAAAAAGCATTGCGTAAGGAGCTGAAAATCCGGTCTCAGTCCGTCTTTGTAGTTTACCAGGGCAGCGAAGAGCGCACTCGTTTGGCAGGGGAAACGGATCGCGAGAAAATTAAGGCCGGTTTGCGCCCAGGTGGTTTATGA